The Glycine soja cultivar W05 chromosome 8, ASM419377v2, whole genome shotgun sequence genome has a window encoding:
- the LOC114421651 gene encoding uncharacterized protein LOC114421651, with the protein MGDRGSGAAKPIWMKQAEEAKLKSEAEKDAAAKAAFEATFKALENKHDKGGGGGGGGSVAESDSDSEEEEYEDLAHKPIGPVDPSKCTAAGTGIAGGTACAPSSFVVVAKDADERKVSGGGAQIKVRVTPGLGVGGTEQEGMVKDMGDGTYTVTYVVPKRGNYMVSVECNGRPIMGSPFPVFFSAAGNSTGGLLGLAPASSFPNLVNQTMPNMPNYSGSVSGAFPGLLGMIPGVVAGASGGAILPGIGASLGEVCRDYLNGRCAKVDCKLNHPPHNLLMTALAATTSMGTLSQAPMAPSAAAMAAAQAIVAAQALQAHAAQVQAQSAKDSTGSPEKASKDDALKKTLQVSNLSPLLTVEQLKQLFGFCGTVVECTITDSKHFAYIEYSKPEEATAALALNNIDVGGRPLNVEMAKSLPPKPSVANSSLASSSLPLMMQQAVAMQQMQFQQALLMQQSMTAQQAANRAATMKSATELAAARAAEISKKLNPDGVGTEEKETKQKSRSPSPPHGRSRSKSRSPINYRRRRRSRSYSPARHSKDHRSRSPLRSHHYSSYDRERRSFRDIREHSDRYRRRDLDRSLDHHSSASRRNRSRSVSPYTRKSSVSPKRHRETSPHRGRKQSRADSGSPSRRRGSRSSPKIDEKKLRNRRRSRSRSSDDRLHSIKNEEISHGKSKHRERRRSRSLSVDEKPHRRSRSSPRKVDESRSRHKKRLRSKSVDDRHGSPERLDENRTRRSRHSDKRHSRSRSTETRDQTDVREDERKNQKSKHRDTKRSRSKSVEGKHRFKDKSGENRDKKSKRRDRKRSRSISLEDKHDKGDTSPHINFDERNFEPTKSPEGKNHSSDKYGSRGEKSEHQKKTPSKSKSEQFDGSGPLRGNYKEYDSKGKSPSDSGSAEVKHHLSDGENATSEENSKLFGDVFQEPIRTAKDSTILNDNGTLTSVNGNYKSEESSENAGADDNPGWISVEKVGSGKY; encoded by the exons ATGGGTGATCGCGGTTCGGGCGCTGCGAAGCCGATTTGGATGAAGCAGGCGGAGGAGGCGAAGCTGAAGAGCGAGGCGGAGAAGGACGCGGCGGCGAAGGCGGCGTTCGAGGCCACCTTCAAGGCTTTGGAGAACAAACATGACaagggaggaggaggaggaggaggagggagCGTTGCTGAATCCGACAGCGACTCCGAGGAGGAGGAGTACGAGGACCTGGCCCACAAGCCCATTGGCCCCGTGGACCCCTCCAAGTGCACCGCCGCCGGGACCGGGATCGCCGGCGGAACCGCGTGCGCTCCGTCCTCCTTTGTGGTGGTGGCCAAGGACGCCGATGAGAGGAAGGTTTCCGGTGGTGGCGCGCAAATCAAGGTTAGGGTGACGCCCGGGTTGGGTGTTGGAGGGACTGAGCAAGAAGGGATGGTGAAGGATATGGGGGATGGAACTTATACTGTGACTTATGTGGTGCCAAAGAGAGGGAATTATATGGTTAGTGTTGAGTGTAATGGGAGGCCTATCATGGGGAGTCCCTTTCCTGTGTTTTTCAGTGCAGCAG gtaatAGTACTGGAGGGCTGTTGGGTTTAGCTCCTGCATCTTCATTTCCAAATCTTGTTAATCAAACTATGCCCAACATGCCGAATTACTCTGGGTCAGTTTCAGGGGCATTCCCTGGATTGTTGGGAATGATTCCAGGGGTTGTTGCTGGAGCTTCTGGCGGTGCTATTTTGCCTGGAATTGGGGCCTCACTTGGGGAAGTTTGTCGTGATTACCTTAATGGGCGTTGTGCGAAAGTTGATTGTAAGTTGAATCACCCACCTCATAATTTGTTAATGACTGCCTTGGCTGCAACAACCTCAATGGGAACACTTAGCCAAGCTCCTATGGCACCTTCTGCTGCTGCAATGGCTGCAGCTCAGGCAATAGTTGCTGCTCAAGCCCTTCAAGCACATGCAGCTCAGGTGCAAGCTCAGTCTGCAAAAGATTCCACTG GTTCACCTGAAAAGGCTAGTAAGGATGATGCATTGAAGAAAACCCTTCAAGTTAGCAATCTTAGCCCTCTTCTCACTGTGGAACAGCTAAAACAACTCTTTGGATTCTGTGGCACTGTTGTTGAATGTACAATCACTGATTCAAAGCATTTTGCTTATATAGAATACTCAAAGCCTGAAGAGGCAACTGCTGCTCTGGCATTAAACAACATAGATGTTGGGGGGCGCCCTTTAAATGTTGAAATGGCAAAATCACTTCCACCGAAACCATCTGTTGCGAATTCTTCACTTGCTTCATCATCTCTTCCTCTGATGATGCAGCAAGCTGTTGCGATGCAACAGATGCAATTCCAGCAAGCACTGCTTATGCAACAATCTATGACTGCACAGCAGGCTGCTAACCGGGCTGCAACCATGAAATCTGCCACGGAGTTAGCAGCAGCCCGAGCTGCAGAAATAAGTAAGAAATTGAATCCTGATGGAGTTGGAACTGAAGAGAAAGAGACAAAGCAGAAGTCCAG ATCGCCCTCTCCTCCTCATGGAAGATCTCGATCAAAGTCAAGATCTCCTATCAATTACCGGAGAAGGAGGAGGTCTCGCTCTTATTCACCTGCTCGTCATTCTAAGGATCACCGCTCTAGGTCACCCTTGAGGTCCCATCATTACTCAAGCTATGACAGGGAAAGGCGGTCCTTTAGAGATATTAGGGAACATAGTGATAGATACAGAAGACGAGATTTAGATAGATCACTTGATCATCATTCATCTGCTTCAAGAAGGAATAGAAGTAGGAGTGTAAGCCCTTATACAAGGAAATCATCTGTTTCTCCAAAACGTCATAGAGAAACTTCACCTCATAGAGGAAGGAAACAATCACGTGCTGATTCTGGCTCTCCAAGTCGTCGCAGGGGAAGTAGGTCTTCTCCAAAGATTGatgaaaaaaaactaagaaacaGAAGGCGCTCAAGGTCAAGATCATCAGATGATAGGCTTCACTCTATCAAAAATGAAGAAATCTCGCATGGAAAGTCTAAACACAGAGAGAGAAGGCGATCCAGGTCATTATCTGTGGATGAGAAGCCTCACAGAAGGAGCCGATcatccccaagaaaagtggatgAAAGTAGATCCAGGCACAAAAAACGGTTGAGGTCAAAATCTGTGGATGATAGGCATGGTTCTCCTGAGAGATTGGATGAAAACAGAACTAGAAGATCAAGGCATAGTGATAAAAGGCACTCCAGATCAAGATCTACAGAAACTAGGGATCAAACTGATGTCAGAGAGGatgaacgtaaaaatcaaaagtcaaaacatcgTGATACTAAAAGGAGCAGGTCAAAATCTGTTGAAGGGAAGCATCGTTTTAAAGATAAATCAGGTGAAAATAGAGATAAGAAATCAAAACGCCGTGATAGAAAGCGTTCAAGGTCAATATCATTAGAAGATAAGCATGACAAAGGAGACACTTCACCTCATATAAATTTTGATGAGAGAAACTTTGAACCGACAAAGTCCCCTGAAGGCAAGAATCACTCCAGTGATAAATATGGAAGTAGAGGTGAAAAATCAGAGCATCAAAAGAAAACCCCATCTAAATCAAAATCAGAACAATTTGATGGGAGTGGGCCCTTACGAGGAAATTACAAGGAGTATGATTCAAAAGGAAAATCACCATCTGATTCTGGATCTGCTGAAGTTAAGCATCATTTGAGTGATGGAGAAAATGCTACCAGTGAAGAAAATTCTAAACTCTTTGGAGATGTGTTTCAGGAACCAATTAGAACTGCAAAGGACTCAACAATCCTGAATGATAACGGGACACTGACTTCAGTGAATGGTAACTACAAGTCAGAAGAGTCAAGTGAAAATGCAGGAGCTGATGATAACCCAG GATGGATATCAGTGGAAAAAGTGGGAAGTGGAAAGTATTAA
- the LOC114421663 gene encoding chalcone synthase 1-like, translating to MVSVEAIRKAQRAEGPATVMAIGTATPPNCVDQSTYPDYYFRITNSEHMTELKEKFKRMCDKSMIKKRYMYLNEEILKENPSVCAYMAPSLDARQDMVVVEVPKLGKEAATKAIKEWGQPKSKITHLIFCTTSGVDMPGADYQLTKLLGLRPSVKRYMMYQQGCFAGGTVLRLAKDLAENNKGARVLVVCSEITAVTFRGPTDTHLDSLVGQALFGDGAAAVIVGSDPLPVEKPLFQLIWTAQTILPDSEGAIDGHLREVGLTFHLLKDVPGLISKNIEKALVEAFQPLGISDYNSIFWIAHPGGPAILDQVEAKLGLKPEKMEATRHVLSEYGNMSSACVLFILDQMRKKSIENGLGTTGEGLDWGVLFGFGPGLTVETVVLRSVTV from the exons atgGTGAGTGTTGAAGCAATCCGTAAGGCACAACGTGCAGAAGGCCCTGCCACCGTCATGGCCATCGGCACTGCCACTCCTCCAAACTGCGTCGATCAGAGTACTTATCCTGACTATTATTTCCGCATCACCAACAGTGAGCACATGACTGagctcaaagaaaagttcaagcGCATGT GTGATAAGTCGATGATTAAGAAGCGATACATGTACTTAAACGAAGAGATCCTGAAGGAGAATCCCAGTGTTTGTGCATATATGGCACCTTCGTTGGATGCAAGGCAAGACATGGTGGTTGTGGAGGTACCAAAGTTGGGAAAAGAGGCTGCAACTAAGGCAATCAAGGAATGGGGTCAACCCAAGTCCAAGATTACCCATCTCATCTTTTGCACCACTAGTGGTGTCGACATGCCTGGTGCTGATTATCAGCTCACTAAACTATTAGGCCTTCGTCCCTCCGTCAAGCGTTACATGATGTACCAACAAGGCTGCTTTGCCGGTGGCACGGTGCTTCGTTTGGCCAAAGACCTCGCTGAAAACAACAAGGGTGCTCGCGTGCTTGTCGTTTGTTCTGAGATCACCGCAGTCACATTCCGCGGCCCAACTGACACCCATCTTGATAGCCTTGTGGGTCAAGCCTTGTTTGGAGATGGTGCAGCCGCTGTCATTGTTGGATCAGACCCCTTACCAGTTGAAAAGCCTTTGTTTCAGCTTATCTGGACTGCCCAAACAATCCTTCCAGACAGTGAAGGGGCTATTGATGGCCACCTTCGCGAAGTTGGACTCACTTTCCATCTCCTCAAGGATGTTCCTGGACTCATCTCTAAGAATATTGAGAAGGCCTTGGTTGAAGCCTTCCAACCCTTGGGAATCTCCGATTACAATTCTATCTTCTGGATTGCACACCCTGGTGGACCCGCAATTTTGGACCAAGTTGAGGCTAAGTTAGGCTTGAAGCCTGAAAAAATGGAAGCTACTAGACATGTGCTCAGCGAGTATGGTAACATGTCAAGTGCatgtgtgctattcatcttggATCAAATGAGGAAGAAATCAATAGAAAATGGACTTGGCACAACCGGTGAAGGCCTTGACTGGGGTGTGCTATTTGGTTTCGGCCCTGGACTCACCGTTGAGACTGTTGTGCTCCGCAGTGTCACTGTCTAA
- the LOC114421658 gene encoding chalcone synthase 1 isoform X2 produces the protein MVSVEEIRKAQRAEGPATVMAIGTATPPNCVDQSTYPDYYFRITNSEHMTELKEKFKRMCDKSMIKKRYMYLNEEILKENPSVCAYMTPSLDARQDMVVVEVPKLGKEAATKAIKEWGQPKSKITHLIFCTTSGVDMPGADYQLTKLLGLRPSVKRYMMYQQGCFAGGTVLRLAKDLAENNKGARVLVVCSEITAVTFRGPTDTHLDSLVGQALFGDGAAAVIVGSDPLPVEKPLFQLVWTAQTILPDSEGAIDGHLREVGLTFHLLKDVPGLISKNIEKALVEAFQPLGISDYNSIFWIAHPGGPAILDQVEAKLGLKPEKMEATRHVLSEYGNMSSACVLFILDQMRKKSIENGLGTTGEGLDWGVLFGFGPGLTVETVVLRSVTL, from the exons ATG GTGAGTGTTGAAGAGATTCGTAAGGCGCAACGTGCAGAAGGCCCTGCCACTGTCATGGCTATTGGCACCGCCACTCCTCCCAACTGCGTGGATCAGAGTACCTATCCTGACTATTATTTCCGCATCACCAACAGCGAGCACATGACCGAgctcaaagaaaaattcaagcgCATGT GTGATAAGTCGATGATTAAGAAGCGATACATGTACTTAAACGAAGAGATCCTGAAAGAGAATCCGAGTGTTTGTGCTTACATGACACCTTCGTTGGATGCAAGGCAAGACATGGTGGTTGTGGAGGTACCAAAGTTGGGAAAAGAGGCTGCAACTAAGGCAATCAAGGAATGGGGTCAACCCAAGTCCAAGATTACCCATCTCATCTTTTGCACCACTAGTGGTGTCGACATGCCTGGTGCTGATTATCAGCTCACTAAACTATTAGGCCTTCGCCCCTCCGTCAAGCGTTACATGATGTACCAACAAGGCTGCTTTGCCGGTGGCACGGTGCTTCGTTTGGCCAAAGACCTCGCTGAAAACAACAAGGGTGCTCGCGTGCTTGTCGTTTGTTCTGAGATCACCGCAGTCACATTTCGCGGCCCAACTGACACCCATCTTGATAGCCTTGTGGGTCAAGCCTTGTTTGGAGATGGTGCAGCCGCTGTCATTGTTGGATCAGACCCCTTACCAGTTGAAAAGCCTTTGTTTCAGCTTGTCTGGACTGCCCAGACAATCCTTCCAGACAGTGAAGGGGCTATTGATGGACACCTTCGCGAAGTTGGTCTCACTTTCCATCTCCTCAAGGATGTTCCTGGACTCATCTCCAAGAATATTGAGAAGGCCTTGGTTGAAGCCTTCCAACCCTTGGGAATCTCCGATTACAATTCTATCTTCTGGATTGCACACCCTGGTGGACCCGCAATTTTGGACCAAGTTGAGGCTAAGTTAGGCCTGAAGCCTGAAAAAATGGAAGCTACTAGACATGTGCTCAGCGAGTATGGTAACATGTCAAGTGCATGCGTGCTATTCATCTTGGATCAAATGAGGAAGAAATCAATAGAAAATGGACTTGGCACAACCGGTGAAGGTCTTGACTGGGGTGTGCTATTTGGTTTCGGCCCTGGACTCACCGTTGAGACTGTTGTGCTCCGCAGTGTCACTCTCTGA
- the LOC114421658 gene encoding chalcone synthase 1 isoform X1 — protein MVSVEEIRKAQRAEGPATVMAIGTATPPNCVDQSTYPDYYFRITNSEHMTELKEKFKRMCDKSMIKKRYMYLNEEILKENPSVCAYMTPSLDARQDMVVVEVPKLGKEAATKAIKEWGQPKSKITHLIFCTTSGVDMPGADYQLTKLLGLRPSVKRYMMYQQGCFAGGTVLRLAKDLAENNKGARVLVVCSEITAVTFRGPTDTHLDSLVGQALFGDGAAAVIVGSDPLPVEKPLFQLVWTAQTILPDSEGAIDGHLREVGLTFHLLKDVPGLISKNIEKALVEAFQPLGISDYNSIFWIAHPGGPAILDQVEAKLGLKPEKMEATRHVLSEYGNMSSACVLFILDQMRKKSIENGLGTTGEGLDWGVLFGFGPGLTVETVVLRSVTL, from the exons ATGGTGAGTGTTGAAGAGATTCGTAAGGCGCAACGTGCAGAAGGCCCTGCCACTGTCATGGCTATTGGCACCGCCACTCCTCCCAACTGCGTGGATCAGAGTACCTATCCTGACTATTATTTCCGCATCACCAACAGCGAGCACATGACCGAgctcaaagaaaaattcaagcgCATGT GTGATAAGTCGATGATTAAGAAGCGATACATGTACTTAAACGAAGAGATCCTGAAAGAGAATCCGAGTGTTTGTGCTTACATGACACCTTCGTTGGATGCAAGGCAAGACATGGTGGTTGTGGAGGTACCAAAGTTGGGAAAAGAGGCTGCAACTAAGGCAATCAAGGAATGGGGTCAACCCAAGTCCAAGATTACCCATCTCATCTTTTGCACCACTAGTGGTGTCGACATGCCTGGTGCTGATTATCAGCTCACTAAACTATTAGGCCTTCGCCCCTCCGTCAAGCGTTACATGATGTACCAACAAGGCTGCTTTGCCGGTGGCACGGTGCTTCGTTTGGCCAAAGACCTCGCTGAAAACAACAAGGGTGCTCGCGTGCTTGTCGTTTGTTCTGAGATCACCGCAGTCACATTTCGCGGCCCAACTGACACCCATCTTGATAGCCTTGTGGGTCAAGCCTTGTTTGGAGATGGTGCAGCCGCTGTCATTGTTGGATCAGACCCCTTACCAGTTGAAAAGCCTTTGTTTCAGCTTGTCTGGACTGCCCAGACAATCCTTCCAGACAGTGAAGGGGCTATTGATGGACACCTTCGCGAAGTTGGTCTCACTTTCCATCTCCTCAAGGATGTTCCTGGACTCATCTCCAAGAATATTGAGAAGGCCTTGGTTGAAGCCTTCCAACCCTTGGGAATCTCCGATTACAATTCTATCTTCTGGATTGCACACCCTGGTGGACCCGCAATTTTGGACCAAGTTGAGGCTAAGTTAGGCCTGAAGCCTGAAAAAATGGAAGCTACTAGACATGTGCTCAGCGAGTATGGTAACATGTCAAGTGCATGCGTGCTATTCATCTTGGATCAAATGAGGAAGAAATCAATAGAAAATGGACTTGGCACAACCGGTGAAGGTCTTGACTGGGGTGTGCTATTTGGTTTCGGCCCTGGACTCACCGTTGAGACTGTTGTGCTCCGCAGTGTCACTCTCTGA
- the LOC114421665 gene encoding chalcone synthase 3, whose amino-acid sequence MVSVEEIRNAQRAEGPATVMAIGTATPPNCVDQSTYPDYYFRITNSEHMTELKEKFKRMCDKSMIKKRYMYLNEEILKENPSVCAYMAPSLDARQDMVVVEVPKLGKEAATKAIKEWGQPKSKITHLIFCTTSGVDMPGADYQLTKLLGLRPSVKRYMMYQQGCFAGGTVLRLAKDLAENNKGARVLVVCSEITAVTFRGPTDTHLDSLVGQALFGDGAAAVIVGSDPLPVEKPLFQLVWTAQTILPDSEGAIDGHLREVGLTFHLLKDVPGLISKNIEKALVEAFQPLGISDYNSIFWIAHPGGPAILDQVEAKLGLKPEKMEATRHVLSEYGNMSSACVLFILDQMRKKSIENGLGTTGEGLDWGVLFGFGPGLTVETVVLRSVTV is encoded by the exons ATGGTCAGTGTTGAAGAGATCCGTAATGCACAACGTGCAGAGGGCCCTGCCACTGTCATGGCTATTGGCACCGCAACTCCTCCAAACTGTGTCGATCAGAGTACCTATCCTGACTATTATTTCCGCATCACCAACAGCGAGCACATGACCGAgctcaaagaaaaattcaagcgCATGT GTGATAAGTCAATGATTAAGAAGCGATACATGTACTTAAATGAAGAGATCCTGAAAGAGAATCCGAGTGTTTGTGCTTACATGGCACCTTCGTTGGATGCAAGGCAAGACATGGTGGTTGTGGAGGTACCAAAGTTGGGAAAAGAGGCTGCAACTAAGGCAATCAAGGAATGGGGTCAACCCAAGTCCAAGATTACCCATCTCATCTTTTGCACCACTAGTGGTGTCGACATGCCTGGTGCTGATTATCAGCTCACTAAACTATTAGGCCTTCGCCCCTCCGTCAAGCGTTACATGATGTACCAACAAGGCTGCTTTGCCGGTGGCACGGTGCTTCGTTTGGCCAAAGACCTCGCTGAAAACAACAAGGGTGCTCGCGTGCTTGTCGTTTGTTCTGAGATCACCGCAGTCACATTCCGCGGCCCAACTGACACCCATCTTGATAGCCTTGTGGGTCAAGCCTTGTTTGGAGATGGTGCAGCCGCTGTCATTGTTGGATCAGACCCCTTACCAGTTGAAAAGCCTTTGTTTCAGCTTGTCTGGACTGCCCAGACAATCCTTCCAGACAGTGAAGGGGCTATTGATGGACACCTTCGCGAAGTTGGTCTCACTTTCCATCTCCTCAAGGATGTTCCTGGACTCATCTCCAAGAATATTGAGAAGGCCTTGGTTGAAGCCTTCCAACCCTTGGGAATCTCCGATTACAATTCTATCTTCTGGATTGCACACCCTGGTGGACCCGCAATTTTGGACCAAGTTGAGGCTAAGTTAGGCTTGAAGCCTGAAAAAATGGAAGCTACTAGACATGTGCTCAGCGAGTATGGTAACATGTCAAGTGCatgtgtgctattcatcttggATCAAATGAGGAAGAAATCAATAGAAAATGGACTTGGCACAACCGGTGAAGGCCTTGACTGGGGTGTGCTATTTGGTTTCGGCCCTGGACTCACCGTTGAGACTGTTGTGCTCCGCAGTGTCACTGTCTAA
- the LOC114421662 gene encoding chalcone synthase 5, with protein sequence MVSVEEIRKAQRAEGPATVMAIGTATPPNCVDQSTYPDYYFRITNSEHMTELKEKFKRMCDKSMIKKRYMYLNEEILKENPSVCAYMAPSLDARQDMVVMEVPKLGKEAATKAIKEWGQPKSKITHLIFCTTSGVDMPGADYQLTKLLGLRPSVKRYMMYQQGCFAGGTVLRLAKDLAENNKGARVLVVCSEITAVTFRGPTDTHLDSLVGQALFGDGAAAVIVGSDPLPVEKPLFQLVWTAQTILPDSEGAIDGHLREVGLTFHLLKDVPGLISKNIEKALVEAFQPLGISDYNSIFWIAHPGGPAILDQVEAKLGLKPEKMEATRHVLSEYGNMSSACVLFILDQMRKKSIENGLGTTGEGLDWGVLFGFGPGLTVETVVLRSVTV encoded by the exons ATGGTGAGTGTTGAAGAGATTCGTAAGGCGCAACGTGCAGAAGGCCCTGCCACTGTCATGGCTATTGGCACCGCCACTCCTCCCAACTGCGTGGATCAGAGTACCTATCCTGACTATTATTTCCGCATCACCAACAGCGAGCACATGACCGAgctcaaagaaaaattcaaacgCATGT gTGATAAGTCGATGATTAAGAAGCGATACATGTACTTAAACGAAGAGATCCTGAAGGAGAATCCCAGTGTTTGTGCATATATGGCACCTTCGTTGGATGCAAGGCAAGACATGGTGGTTATGGAGGTACCAAAGTTGGGAAAAGAGGCTGCAACTAAGGCAATCAAGGAATGGGGTCAACCCAAGTCCAAGATTACCCATCTCATCTTTTGCACCACTAGTGGTGTCGACATGCCTGGTGCTGATTATCAGCTCACTAAACTATTAGGCCTTCGTCCCTCCGTCAAGCGTTACATGATGTACCAACAAGGCTGCTTTGCCGGTGGCACGGTGCTTCGTTTGGCCAAAGACCTCGCTGAAAACAACAAGGGTGCTCGCGTGCTTGTCGTTTGTTCTGAGATCACCGCAGTCACATTCCGCGGCCCAACTGACACCCATCTTGATAGCCTTGTGGGTCAAGCCTTGTTTGGAGATGGTGCAGCCGCTGTCATTGTTGGATCAGACCCCTTACCAGTTGAAAAGCCTTTGTTTCAGCTTGTCTGGACTGCCCAGACAATCCTTCCAGACAGTGAAGGGGCTATTGATGGACACCTTCGCGAAGTTGGTCTCACTTTCCATCTCCTCAAGGATGTTCCTGGACTCATCTCCAAGAATATTGAGAAGGCCTTGGTTGAAGCCTTCCAACCCTTGGGAATCTCCGATTACAATTCTATCTTCTGGATTGCACACCCTGGTGGACCCGCAATTTTGGACCAAGTGGAGGCTAAGTTAGGCTTGAAGCCTGAAAAAATGGAAGCTACTAGGCATGTGCTCAGCGAGTATGGTAACATGTCAAGTGCatgtgtgctattcatcttggATCAAATGCGGAAGAAATCAATAGAAAATGGACTTGGCACAACCGGCGAAGGCCTTGACTGGGGTGTGCTATTTGGTTTCGGTCCTGGACTCACTGTTGAGACTGTTGTACTCCGCAGTGTCACTGTCTAA
- the LOC114421655 gene encoding scaffold attachment factor B1-like, which translates to MIPPRRKKWTEAEEKTLIDKYGELVEDGSLAKMRTREKKFKPIACHVNSVHHVRDPVAYPWQWSWKDVSTKVQNMRHQYLLVKQKIKRPEFSGSGGGGDCDDVSEFDWVEGLTHWSNFLRYKDVFGDVALVVGGHGGNELMGIEDGDHGDRDGDNGDGFLAGGGGMDMVEFGQMGHSGDGDFGAAMDGVDNEVMGLGFEYEAEEGEVNYNGSGGREREDAAENGFVFEEEGEVTGSSLKKKRKAVKGMEKKAWRILANQLGQLREMEARFEQRELERERDRQRRENLRVELDKQWEKKLEERDKLRRQRMVEWEAMEKENEEMERKRREEELIHEREWEEGMNCRRLEWKKRVDEMLSQHRAEMGQMQTRFLHEQQNLTNQLLGIFSQWPAQPAGLSDHTSASNHYLSHMMQNLHHVNGIVHGDARVEGDNQEDQFIVDG; encoded by the coding sequence ATGATTCCTCCGAGGCGGAAGAAATGGACCGAGGCGGAGGAGAAAACCCTAATCGACAAGTACGGGGAGCTGGTGGAGGACGGTTCGCTGGCTAAGATGCGGACGCGGGAGAAGAAGTTCAAGCCGATTGCTTGTCACGTGAATTCGGTGCATCACGTTCGCGATCCCGTGGCGTACCCTTGGCAGTGGAGTTGGAAGGACGTTTCGACGAAGGTGCAGAACATGCGGCACCAGTATTTGCTTGTGAAGCAGAAGATCAAGAGGCCCGAGTTTTCTGGGTCCGGAGGAGGAGGGGATTGTGATGATGTGAGTGAGTTTGACTGGGTGGAGGGGCTTACTCATTGGTCTAATTTTCTTAGGTATAAGGATGTGTTTGGGGATGTTGCACTTGTTGTTGGTGGTCATGGTGGGAATGAGTTGATGGGGATTGAGGATGGGGATCACGGGGATCGTGATGGGGATAATGGGGATGGTTTTCTTGCTGGTGGTGGGGGGATGGATATGGTTGAGTTTGGGCAGATGGGTCATTCCGGGGATGGGGATTTCGGGGCTGCTATGGATGGGGTGGACAATGAGGTGATGGGGTTGGGGTTTGAGTATGAGGCTGAGGAAGGGGAGGTGAATTACAATGGGAGTGGTGGTCGGGAGAGGGAGGATGCAGCCGAGAATGGTTTTGTGTTTGAGGAGGAAGGGGAAGTCACAGGGTCAagtttgaagaagaagaggaaggcaGTGAAGGGGATGGAGAAGAAGGCGTGGAGGATTCTTGCTAACCAGCTGGGGCAGTTGAGGGAGATGGAGGCGCGGTTCGAGCAGCGTGAGCTGGAGAGGGAGCGTGATAGGCAGAGGAGGGAGAATTTGCGAGTGGAGCTTGATAAGCAGTGGGAGAAGAAGCTTGAGGAGAGGGACAAACTTAGGAGGCAGAGGATGGTGGAGTGGGAAGCTATGGAGAAGGAAAATGAAGAGATGGAAAGGAAGAGGAGAGAGGAAGAGTTGATTCATGAGAGGGAATGGGAGGAGGGAATGAATTGCAGGAGGCTGGAATGGAAGAAGAGGGTTGACGAGATGCTGAGCCAGCACCGAGCAGAAATGGGCCAGATGCAGACTCGTTTTCTTCATGAGCAGCAAAATCTTACTAACCAATTGCTTGGTATATTCTCGCAGTGGCCTGCCCAACCCGCTGGCCTATCTGATCACACTAGTGCTAGCAACCATTATCTTTCACATATGATGCAAAATTTGCATCATGTGAATGGAATTGTTCACGGTGACGCTAGGGTTGAGGGAGATAATCAAGAAGATCAATTCATTGTTGATGGATGA